Within Cytophagales bacterium, the genomic segment TCCTTAATATTTTTTAAAGCTTCTTTTTTGGTTTTACCTTGAGATACACAGCCTGGTAATGATGGACACTCAACTACAATATAATTATCTTCACCTTTAGTTAATGTGATAATAAATTTCATATCAATTATTTAATTAATGTATATGAACTGCTACTGCTACTTCTCCCTATTCCCTTATTCCCTCATCTTTAACCAAACCCATTGTCCATCAACATGAATGTTGAGTTACAACCCCCTATTTCCCTATTTTCTACAATCCACGACATAAATGTCGTGCTACGATTCCTTCCCATTCACCCTATCCGAAGACGATTTCAAAATTGACTTCACCTCCCACATATTTATCACCGGTAGTACCTTTGCAAATAATAAGAAACAGAGGAAGAAAAAAGCCAGTGAAAACAGGAAATCGCCCATATCTATGAGCGTTGGGTAGAACATAGCCCAACCAGATGGAAGATACTCCCTGTGCAACGAAGTTGTAATGATCACAAAACGTTCAAACCACATGCCTATATTGATCACGATTGACAAAATAAATGTACCAATTAAGCTTCTTCTTATTTTCTTTATCCAAAAAAGCTGCGGTGACAACACATTACAGGTCATCATGACCGCATAAGCCCACCAGTAAGGACCCGTAGACCTGTTTATAAAGGCATATTGCTCGTAAGGCACGCCTGAGTACCAGGCAATAAAGAATTCTGTAATATAGGCGATACCGACAATAGAGCCGGTAAGAATTATGATCTTATTCATGGATTCAATGTGTCCCCTGGTTATGTAATTTTCCAGCTTAAATACCTTTCGGGTAATAAGCATTAAGGTCAACACCATAGCAAAGCCGGAAAACATAGCTCCCGCCACGAAATAGGGCGGGAATATAGTGGTATGCCAGCCCGGCACCAGGGTAGTGGCAAAATCCATACTTACAACTGAATGTACTGATAATACAAGCGGGGTAGCAATACCGGCTAAAATCAAGCTTACCTGTTCATATCTTTGCCAGTCTTTTACGGAACCAATCCAGCCAAAGCTCAATATGCCATAGATGAATTTAGATACTTTATTTTGGACTTTTTCGCGTATCGTGGCCAGATCAGGTATTAAGCCCATATACCAGAAAACTAAAGAAACAATAAAATAGGTGCTTATTGCAAACACATCCCACAATAAAGGTGAGTTGAAATTGACCCACAGCGAACCAAATGTGTTGGGTAATGGAAACACCCAATAAAACCCAACCCAGGGACGGCCCATGTGTATAATTGGAAATAAACCAGCACACATCACAGCAAAAATCGTCATTGCTTCGGCTGAACGGTTGATGGAATTTCTCCATTTTTGCCTAAAAAGCAATAATATGGCAGAAATGAGCGTTCCCGCATGCCCGATCCCTATCCACCAAACAAAGTTGGTTATGTCCCATGCCCAGCCTATTGTCTTGTTCAATCCCCACATACCGATGCCTTCGAATAATGTGAAGTATAAAGAGATCATTCCAAGTGTTAAAAGTCCGAGCACAAATCCTACTGTCAGCATCCAGGAGATGGTAGGTTTACCAATCACCTGCCTGGTTATGTCATCGGTCACATTGCCCATGGTTTTTTTGCCTGTGACTAAGGGTTCTCTTACGGAAGATACTACTTGCATGGTCGTTGTTTGTAATTCAGTTACAATTCAGTTGTAAATTACTATTGAATTATTTATTCCTAATCTTCGTCAAATAACTCACATTCGGCTGCGTATTCAATTCTTCAAGCACATGATAAGCCCTGTCTTTGTTTTCTTCTTCCAATGTTTTAGATATCTTGCTTTTCGGATCGTTCATATCACCAAATACAATTGCCTCTGTGGGACATGACCGGGCACATGCTGTTGTAAATTCACCATCAATGGGTCTGCGGTTCTCTTTTTTAGCCTTTAATTTACCTTCCTGAATTCTTTGCACACACATGGTACATTTCTCCATCACTCCCCTGGAGCGAACTGTAACATCGGGGTTCAAAACCATTTTACCCAGCTCATTGTTCATATTATAATCAAACTGGTCATTTTCGGGATACTTGAACCAGTTAAAACGCCTTACTTTATAAGGGCAGTTGTTAGCGCAGAATCTTGTACCAATGCACCTGTTATACACCATCTGGTTCAATCCTTCCGTACTATGCGTTGTTGCCAGCACCGGGCAAACTGTTTCACAGGGAGCGCGGTTGCAATGCTGACACATCATGGGCTGAAAAGTAACTTCAGGATCTTCTGAAGGGACGTCCAGGCCATCCAGGTCATCCTTTTCAGCATCGCTGCTATAATATCTGTCGATCCTGATCCAGTGCATCTCTCTTCGGTTAAGCACTTCCTCTTTGCCCACTACCGGCACATTATTTTCAGCCTGGCAGCCGATCAGGCAGGCGCTGCATCCGATACAGGAATTCATATCTATGACCATGCCCCAATGATGGTTGGGGTGTTCATGTTCTTCATGCCCTTTGGGCCATAATGAAACATCTTTTGGATCTTTAGGCCCTTCATGGGTCTGTACTTTTGGAAAATCACGCCCGGCTTTCGGGTCTTTCAAATATTCTTCAAAGGTAGCTTCCTGGACAATAGCATCCCGATCCATGAAGGTGTGATGGGTCTGTGTCTGGGCTACATTACCACGATCACCTCTACCAACCCTGGTAATCCGGGTATTCAAATGCAAATCTTTATGGTTTTCATCCTGAGGCTTTTCTGTTTTGGTGATCTTTACATTGCTGGTAGAGAAATTAAGAGAACCATCTGTAATTGAGGCAAAAGGATAAGCATTTTTTCCAATACCATTAGCACACTTGCCGGCATTTTTTCTGCCATAACCAATGGCTATTGCCGCTGTACCAAAAGCCTGCCCTGGCTGAATTAATACCGGAAGTACTACTGAATTATCACCCGCCTCTATCTTAACATAATCGTCCTGTGTCAATCCTTGATCTTTAGCATATTTAGCTGAAACTGACAAATAATTGTCCCAGCAGGCTTTGGTGATAGGATCCGGCAGTTCCTGCAGCCAGGGGTTATTTGCCTGTGAGCCGGTTCCTATCCCAATCTTTTCATATAATACAAGCTCACTTGTTTGTGGATTAGCCTTATATTTTTTATTTATCTTTGATGCCAGATCATTTAATGCAGTACTAAAGTTTTTTTCACCTTCCATTCCTTCATGGATACTGGTATAATTTACATTCGGAGCTAATTCAAAAACTCCATCATGCAAACTTTTATCCCAAAATTTCTGAAAGGAAGTATATTTCGTTTGAAGTGGAAACAGATTGCTTTTCCAGCTTTCTTTCAAATAACTGTAATAATCTTTTTGAATATTTGCCCATTTTAAGAGACTTTCCTGTGCTGCTCTTGTTTTAAAAATAGGTGAAATTGTTGGCTGCCCCAGGCTGAAATATCCCTTTTTCGGTTCTGCATCATTCCATGCTTCAAGGTAATGATGATCGGGACAAATATAATCACACAGGCTTGCTGTCTCATCAACCCTGTCACCAAAAGAAACTTTTAAGCCAACGTTTTTAAGAGCATCTGCCAGATCACTCCCTGAAGGATGATCGTAAACAGGATTGGCATTGTAAAAAATAACAGCGCTGATATTTCCTTTTCTTACATTTTCAATGAATGATCCCATAGCAGCATCATCGCCTTGCTTTTGGAAT encodes:
- a CDS encoding type II toxin-antitoxin system HicB family antitoxin, giving the protein MKFIITLTKGEDNYIVVECPSLPGCVSQGKTKKEALKNIKEAIELSIETRKAHNLPLPCRIFC
- a CDS encoding hydrogenase is translated as MQVVSSVREPLVTGKKTMGNVTDDITRQVIGKPTISWMLTVGFVLGLLTLGMISLYFTLFEGIGMWGLNKTIGWAWDITNFVWWIGIGHAGTLISAILLLFRQKWRNSINRSAEAMTIFAVMCAGLFPIIHMGRPWVGFYWVFPLPNTFGSLWVNFNSPLLWDVFAISTYFIVSLVFWYMGLIPDLATIREKVQNKVSKFIYGILSFGWIGSVKDWQRYEQVSLILAGIATPLVLSVHSVVSMDFATTLVPGWHTTIFPPYFVAGAMFSGFAMVLTLMLITRKVFKLENYITRGHIESMNKIIILTGSIVGIAYITEFFIAWYSGVPYEQYAFINRSTGPYWWAYAVMMTCNVLSPQLFWIKKIRRSLIGTFILSIVINIGMWFERFVIITTSLHREYLPSGWAMFYPTLIDMGDFLFSLAFFFLCFLLFAKVLPVINMWEVKSILKSSSDRVNGKES
- a CDS encoding 4Fe-4S dicluster domain-containing protein, producing the protein MKNNTKKYWQGIEELNKDPEFLENAGKEFSEPLPASFYSLPAGRQVNDPNGENLRSSGILSSNRRDFLKMVGFSVAAASLAACETPIKKAIPYLNKPEEIDPGVANWYASSYMDGSDYCSVLVKTREGRPIKIEGNKLSGVTMGGLNARAQASVLSLYDNGRLKGPRKIENGKDKYISWEDADKKVISKLEKIAENNGQIRIISSTLISPATKKVVDDFLAKYPTAKHITYDANSSSAILYANKATFDKYLIPSYDFSKANIIVSIGADFLGTWISPVEYARQYSKTRKIGKSRKSMSRHYQFESVLSLTGANADHRSTIKPSQQGLVVAALYNELAELAGRETINTEPVKNVKFIDKAVSDLWLNKGRSLVVCGSNDVSVQILVNKINQLLINYGNAVEIDVPSFQKQGDDAAMGSFIENVRKGNISAVIFYNANPVYDHPSGSDLADALKNVGLKVSFGDRVDETASLCDYICPDHHYLEAWNDAEPKKGYFSLGQPTISPIFKTRAAQESLLKWANIQKDYYSYLKESWKSNLFPLQTKYTSFQKFWDKSLHDGVFELAPNVNYTSIHEGMEGEKNFSTALNDLASKINKKYKANPQTSELVLYEKIGIGTGSQANNPWLQELPDPITKACWDNYLSVSAKYAKDQGLTQDDYVKIEAGDNSVVLPVLIQPGQAFGTAAIAIGYGRKNAGKCANGIGKNAYPFASITDGSLNFSTSNVKITKTEKPQDENHKDLHLNTRITRVGRGDRGNVAQTQTHHTFMDRDAIVQEATFEEYLKDPKAGRDFPKVQTHEGPKDPKDVSLWPKGHEEHEHPNHHWGMVIDMNSCIGCSACLIGCQAENNVPVVGKEEVLNRREMHWIRIDRYYSSDAEKDDLDGLDVPSEDPEVTFQPMMCQHCNRAPCETVCPVLATTHSTEGLNQMVYNRCIGTRFCANNCPYKVRRFNWFKYPENDQFDYNMNNELGKMVLNPDVTVRSRGVMEKCTMCVQRIQEGKLKAKKENRRPIDGEFTTACARSCPTEAIVFGDMNDPKSKISKTLEEENKDRAYHVLEELNTQPNVSYLTKIRNK